From the genome of Vibrio porteresiae DSM 19223, one region includes:
- a CDS encoding MFS transporter, protein MTKHEKPMPYMALLAFAMTGFICIMTETIPAGLLPEISHDLAIPLSTAGQWVTAYALGSLFAAIPLTIATRAWSRRNVLLTTVLGFILFNTLTALSTNLVLTFTARFLAGACAGLAWSLLASYARRIVEPYQQGKAMAIAMVGTPIALSAGVPLGTWLGQVLGWKLTFDAMSILSALLMIWIAAYVPNVPGQSKQMKLEFSKVLHIKGVKPVLAVVMTWMLAHNILYTYIAPFVQPSGMNSHVQWVLMIFGLTSLVGIVITGKLIDKYLRKMVLISLLCFFLVAVIFSLFIKSSDVILIGTAIWGLTFGGAATLLNTALADAAGEWAELAMSLTVVSWNSAISLGGIVGGVLLQFYGTSSLPVTLAGLLFVSLLIVKINSTYAFPHRR, encoded by the coding sequence ATGACAAAACATGAAAAACCAATGCCTTATATGGCGTTGCTCGCCTTTGCCATGACGGGTTTTATCTGCATTATGACAGAAACTATCCCAGCAGGTTTGCTTCCAGAGATAAGCCATGACTTAGCGATTCCACTATCGACAGCTGGCCAGTGGGTGACCGCCTATGCGTTAGGCTCACTGTTTGCCGCTATTCCGTTAACCATTGCGACCCGCGCGTGGTCACGCCGAAATGTTCTGCTCACCACCGTGCTTGGTTTTATTCTATTTAATACCTTAACGGCACTATCAACCAACTTAGTGCTCACTTTCACCGCCCGCTTTTTAGCGGGAGCCTGTGCGGGATTAGCTTGGAGCTTACTGGCCAGTTATGCACGCCGCATCGTCGAGCCATATCAACAAGGCAAAGCGATGGCGATCGCTATGGTGGGCACTCCGATTGCTCTTTCCGCTGGTGTTCCTTTAGGCACTTGGCTTGGGCAAGTTTTGGGTTGGAAATTAACTTTTGATGCAATGTCGATTCTTTCTGCATTGCTGATGATTTGGATCGCTGCGTATGTACCAAATGTCCCAGGACAATCAAAACAGATGAAACTGGAATTTAGCAAGGTACTGCATATTAAAGGGGTCAAACCTGTACTGGCGGTGGTAATGACATGGATGCTTGCGCATAACATCCTTTATACCTATATCGCGCCATTTGTTCAGCCATCGGGAATGAATAGCCATGTGCAGTGGGTCTTGATGATCTTTGGTCTCACCTCTTTAGTCGGCATTGTTATCACTGGGAAATTGATCGACAAATACTTGCGCAAAATGGTGTTGATTTCACTGCTGTGCTTCTTCCTTGTTGCGGTCATTTTCAGTCTATTTATCAAAAGTTCCGATGTCATTCTGATTGGAACCGCCATCTGGGGATTAACCTTCGGCGGCGCAGCCACTCTACTGAATACCGCATTAGCTGATGCGGCAGGTGAATGGGCTGAACTTGCTATGTCCTTAACCGTAGTGAGTTGGAATAGTGCCATTTCCCTTGGCGGAATCGTAGGCGGCGTGCTGCTGCAATTCTATGGTACATCATCACTACCAGTGACGTTAGCTGGGCTACTGTTCGTCAGTTTATTGATTGTAAAAATCAATTCGACGTACGCGTTTCCTCACCGTCGATAA